Proteins encoded by one window of Rouxiella chamberiensis:
- a CDS encoding SprT family zinc-dependent metalloprotease, with product MKSTRIPIALQQAVMRCMREKLALANEKLKVSYPEPEVNYQQRGTSAGTAYLQHWLIRLNPVLLLENQQPFIDEVVPHELAHLLVFRHFGPSVAPHGKEWRWMMESILGVSASRTHQFKVASVQSKTYPYLCQCRDHQLTVRRHNKVMRKEAEYRCCHCKTLLRFKTS from the coding sequence ATGAAAAGCACTCGAATTCCCATCGCCCTGCAACAGGCGGTCATGCGCTGCATGCGCGAAAAACTCGCGCTCGCCAACGAGAAGCTGAAGGTCTCGTATCCCGAGCCCGAGGTAAATTATCAGCAGCGCGGCACCAGCGCGGGCACGGCTTATCTGCAACACTGGCTAATCAGGTTGAATCCGGTGCTGTTACTGGAAAACCAGCAACCTTTCATTGATGAAGTGGTCCCGCACGAGTTGGCGCATCTGCTGGTCTTTCGACACTTCGGCCCTTCCGTCGCCCCGCACGGCAAAGAGTGGCGCTGGATGATGGAGTCGATTCTGGGCGTTTCCGCCAGCCGCACGCACCAGTTCAAGGTCGCCTCGGTGCAGAGCAAAACTTACCCCTATCTTTGCCAGTGCCGCGACCATCAACTGACCGTCCGTCGTCATAACAAAGTCATGCGCAAGGAAGCCGAGTATCGCTGCTGCCACTGCAAGACCCTGTTGCGCTTCAAAACCAGCTAG
- a CDS encoding sugar porter family MFS transporter, which translates to MSISTSYKAEKRSNKSVTFFVCFLAALAGLLFGLDIGVIAGALPFISHDFQITNHQQEWVVSSMMFGAAVGAVGSGWMNFRIGRKYSLMIGAVLFVIGSLASALAPNTEVLIIARVLLGLAVGVASYTAPLYLSEIAPEKIRGSMISMYQLMITIGILAAYLSDTGFSYTGSWRWMLGVITIPALLLLIGVFFLPDSPRWLAARGNDEKARRVLEKLRDTSEQAKNELNEIRESLKVKQGGWKLFTNNKNFRRAVYLGILLQVMQQFTGMNVIMYYAPKIFGLAGFASNSEQMWGTVIVGLVNVLATFIAIGLVDRWGRKPTLILGFLVMAIGMGILGTMLHIGVESMGAKYFAIAMLLMFIIGFAMSAGPLIWVLCSEIQPLKGRDFGITVSTATNWIANMIVGATFLTMLDNLGNANTFWVYGALNVVFIFITLALIPETKGVSLEHIERNLMSGKKLKNIGE; encoded by the coding sequence ATGAGTATCTCAACGTCATATAAGGCAGAGAAGCGCTCGAACAAGAGTGTAACCTTTTTTGTCTGTTTTCTCGCCGCATTGGCCGGGCTGCTGTTCGGCCTGGACATTGGGGTGATTGCAGGGGCATTACCGTTTATCAGTCATGATTTTCAGATAACCAACCACCAGCAGGAATGGGTGGTGAGTTCGATGATGTTTGGTGCCGCCGTCGGTGCGGTAGGCAGTGGCTGGATGAACTTCCGCATCGGCCGTAAATACAGCCTGATGATTGGCGCCGTGCTGTTCGTGATAGGTTCTCTGGCGTCTGCGCTGGCTCCGAACACGGAAGTGCTTATCATTGCCCGTGTGTTGCTGGGTCTGGCAGTCGGTGTGGCCTCTTATACTGCGCCGCTTTATCTGTCTGAAATCGCTCCGGAAAAAATCCGTGGCAGCATGATCTCCATGTATCAGCTGATGATTACCATCGGGATTCTGGCGGCTTATCTGTCCGATACCGGCTTCAGCTATACCGGTTCATGGCGCTGGATGCTGGGCGTTATTACCATCCCTGCCCTGCTGCTGCTTATCGGCGTATTCTTCCTGCCGGACAGCCCGCGCTGGCTGGCTGCGCGCGGCAACGACGAGAAAGCCCGTCGCGTGCTCGAAAAACTGCGTGACACCAGTGAGCAGGCGAAGAACGAACTGAACGAAATTCGTGAAAGCCTGAAAGTAAAACAGGGTGGCTGGAAGCTCTTCACCAACAACAAGAACTTCCGTCGTGCGGTGTACCTCGGCATTCTGCTGCAAGTCATGCAACAGTTTACCGGTATGAACGTCATCATGTACTACGCGCCGAAAATCTTCGGGCTGGCCGGTTTTGCCAGCAACTCCGAACAGATGTGGGGCACCGTTATCGTAGGTCTGGTCAACGTTCTGGCAACCTTTATCGCCATCGGTCTGGTTGACCGCTGGGGCCGCAAGCCGACGTTGATTCTGGGCTTCCTGGTCATGGCTATCGGTATGGGTATTCTCGGCACCATGCTGCATATCGGTGTCGAATCGATGGGCGCGAAATACTTCGCCATCGCGATGCTGCTGATGTTTATCATCGGTTTCGCAATGAGCGCCGGTCCGCTTATCTGGGTACTGTGTTCTGAAATTCAGCCGCTGAAAGGCCGTGATTTCGGTATCACCGTTTCTACCGCAACCAACTGGATTGCCAACATGATTGTCGGGGCGACCTTCCTGACCATGCTGGACAACCTCGGCAACGCCAATACCTTCTGGGTTTACGGCGCACTGAACGTGGTGTTTATCTTCATCACTCTGGCGCTGATTCCGGAAACCAAAGGCGTGTCTCTCGAGCACATCGAACGTAACCTGATGAGCGGCAAGAAACTGAAAAACATCGGCGAATAA
- the speA gene encoding biosynthetic arginine decarboxylase — protein sequence MSDDMHSHRPSHAGDSVSLRSMQEVAVNDRDASKMLRTYNVAHWGNNYYDVNELGHISVCPDPDVPSARVDLAQLVKDMREQDGQRLPALFCFPQILQHRLRSINAAFKRARESFGYNGDYFLVYPIKVNQHRRVIESLVESGEPLGLEAGSKAELMAVLAHAGMTRSVIVCNGYKDREYIRLALIGEKLGHKVYLVIEKMTEIKLVLEEAERLNVIPRLGVRARLSSQGSGKWQSSGGEKSKFGLAAAQVLQLVEMLRAADRLDSLQLLHFHLGSQLANIRDISTGVRESARFYVELHKLGVNIQCFDVGGGLGVDYEGTRSQSDCSVNYGLNEYANNVIWGIGDACNEHGLPHPTVITESGRAVTAHHTVLVSNVIGVERNEFTPPVAPAEDAPRALSSMWDTWNEMHDPENRRSLREWLHDCQMDLHDVHSQYAHGILDLTQRAWAEEIYLNICNVIQQQLDPSNRAHRPIIDELQERMADKLYVNFSLFQSMPDAWGIDQLFPVLPLEGLDKPPIGRAVLLDITCDSDGIIDHYVDGDGVTTTMPMPPYDPENPPALGFFMVGAYQEILGNMHNLFGDTAAVDVFVFPDGSIEVQQSDEGDTVADMLEYVQLDPNVLLTRFRDQVKETDLDDALQAQFIEEFESGLYGYTYLEDE from the coding sequence ATGTCTGATGACATGCATTCCCACCGTCCGTCTCATGCGGGCGACAGTGTTTCTTTGCGCTCCATGCAGGAGGTTGCCGTGAACGACCGTGATGCCAGCAAAATGCTGCGTACTTACAACGTTGCCCATTGGGGCAATAACTATTACGACGTCAATGAGCTTGGCCACATCAGTGTATGTCCCGATCCGGACGTCCCTTCGGCCCGCGTAGACTTGGCGCAACTGGTGAAAGACATGCGCGAGCAGGACGGTCAACGTCTGCCGGCGCTGTTCTGTTTCCCGCAAATTCTTCAGCACCGTTTACGCTCGATAAACGCGGCCTTTAAACGCGCGCGCGAATCCTTTGGCTACAACGGTGACTATTTCCTGGTTTATCCTATCAAGGTCAACCAGCATCGCCGTGTTATCGAATCGCTGGTGGAATCCGGTGAACCTTTGGGTCTGGAAGCCGGTTCGAAAGCCGAACTGATGGCGGTTCTGGCCCATGCAGGCATGACCCGATCGGTTATCGTCTGTAATGGCTACAAAGACCGCGAATATATTCGTCTGGCTCTGATCGGCGAGAAGCTGGGCCACAAGGTCTATCTGGTCATCGAAAAAATGACCGAAATCAAGCTGGTGCTGGAAGAGGCCGAGCGCCTTAATGTTATCCCGCGTCTGGGCGTGCGTGCGCGTCTGTCCTCGCAGGGTTCCGGCAAATGGCAGTCGAGCGGCGGCGAAAAATCCAAGTTCGGTCTGGCTGCCGCGCAGGTTCTGCAACTGGTTGAAATGCTGCGTGCGGCAGATCGTCTGGACAGCCTGCAACTGCTGCACTTCCACCTCGGCTCGCAGCTGGCCAATATCCGTGACATCTCGACCGGTGTGCGTGAATCTGCCCGTTTCTATGTTGAACTGCACAAGCTGGGCGTCAATATCCAGTGCTTCGACGTGGGCGGCGGTTTGGGCGTGGACTACGAGGGAACCCGCTCGCAGTCTGACTGTTCGGTCAACTATGGCCTGAACGAATACGCCAACAACGTTATCTGGGGCATCGGCGATGCCTGTAATGAACACGGTTTGCCGCACCCTACCGTCATCACCGAGTCTGGCCGCGCCGTCACCGCGCACCACACGGTGCTGGTGTCCAACGTGATAGGCGTCGAGCGTAACGAGTTTACGCCGCCGGTCGCACCTGCCGAGGATGCGCCGCGTGCGCTGTCGAGCATGTGGGACACCTGGAACGAAATGCACGACCCCGAAAACCGTCGCTCGCTTCGCGAATGGCTGCACGACTGCCAGATGGACCTGCACGACGTCCATTCCCAGTACGCGCACGGCATTCTGGATTTGACCCAGCGCGCCTGGGCGGAAGAGATCTACCTGAATATCTGCAACGTTATCCAGCAGCAGCTTGATCCCAGCAATCGCGCGCACCGCCCGATTATCGATGAACTGCAAGAGCGTATGGCCGACAAGCTGTACGTCAACTTCTCGCTGTTCCAGTCGATGCCGGATGCGTGGGGTATCGATCAGCTGTTCCCGGTATTGCCGCTGGAAGGGCTTGATAAACCGCCAATCGGCCGCGCGGTGCTGCTCGACATCACCTGCGACTCCGACGGGATTATCGATCACTACGTCGATGGCGACGGCGTGACGACCACCATGCCGATGCCGCCGTACGACCCCGAAAATCCTCCTGCGCTCGGCTTCTTTATGGTCGGTGCCTACCAGGAAATCCTCGGCAACATGCACAACCTGTTCGGCGACACTGCTGCGGTTGACGTGTTTGTGTTCCCCGACGGCAGCATTGAAGTCCAGCAGTCCGACGAAGGCGATACCGTGGCCGATATGCTGGAATACGTGCAGCTCGACCCGAATGTCCTGCTGACCCGCTTCCGCGATCAGGTTAAAGAAACCGATCTCGACGACGCGCTACAGGCGCAGTTTATCGAAGAGTTCGAAAGCGGACTGTACGGCTATACCTATTTGGAAGACGAATAA
- the speB gene encoding agmatinase, with product MSTLGHKFDNSLVSNAFGFLRFPVNFEPYDSDAEWVITGIPFDMATSGRSGSRLGPAAIRQVSVNLAWEGKRWPWDFDLRERLKVVDCGDVVFDFGDAQSLVDNLEEHADRLLASGKRMLSFGGDHFVTLPLLRAHHRKFGKMALVHFDAHTDTYSNGSKFDHGTMFYHAPKEGLISAENSVQIGIRTEFDKDLGFTVLDAAQVNDRTVDDILAQVKQIVGDLPVYLSFDIDCLDPAHAPGTGTPVIGGLTSDRALKLVRGLKNLDLDIVGMDIVEVAPSYDQSEITALAAATLALEMLHVQADKKGA from the coding sequence ATGAGCACTTTGGGGCACAAGTTTGACAACTCGCTGGTTTCCAACGCCTTTGGATTCCTGCGATTCCCGGTGAATTTCGAGCCGTACGACAGCGATGCCGAGTGGGTTATCACCGGCATTCCCTTCGACATGGCGACGTCCGGCCGTTCCGGTTCGCGTCTTGGCCCGGCGGCAATCCGTCAGGTATCGGTAAATCTGGCGTGGGAAGGCAAGCGCTGGCCGTGGGATTTCGATCTGCGTGAACGCCTGAAAGTTGTCGACTGCGGAGACGTAGTGTTTGATTTCGGTGATGCCCAGAGCCTGGTGGACAATCTTGAAGAGCACGCCGATCGCCTGCTGGCTTCCGGCAAGCGCATGCTGTCATTCGGCGGCGACCACTTTGTGACGCTGCCGCTGCTGCGCGCGCACCACAGAAAGTTCGGCAAAATGGCGCTGGTGCATTTCGATGCGCACACCGATACCTACTCCAACGGCAGCAAGTTCGACCACGGCACCATGTTCTATCATGCGCCGAAAGAAGGCCTGATCTCTGCCGAGAACTCCGTGCAGATCGGCATTCGTACCGAATTCGACAAAGATCTCGGCTTTACCGTGCTTGACGCGGCGCAGGTCAACGATCGCACCGTTGACGATATTCTGGCGCAGGTGAAACAGATTGTGGGCGATCTGCCTGTTTATCTGAGCTTTGATATCGACTGTCTGGACCCGGCGCACGCGCCCGGAACCGGTACGCCGGTGATTGGCGGCCTGACTTCCGATCGCGCCCTGAAACTGGTGCGCGGCCTGAAAAATCTGGATCTCGATATTGTCGGCATGGATATTGTCGAAGTTGCGCCATCCTATGACCAGTCTGAAATCACCGCGCTGGCCGCGGCGACACTGGCGCTGGAAATGCTGCACGTGCAGGCAGACAAGAAGGGCGCATAA